A stretch of Mucilaginibacter terrae DNA encodes these proteins:
- a CDS encoding pentapeptide repeat-containing protein — translation MQQLNHDNKIFEKITYTGQIINGREFQECAFKQCDLSESNFGNNKFIDCVFEGCNLSMLKLANATLSNVVFKDCKILGVNFHECSDFLFSVEFDNCVLDYASFAGKKMPKTKFNRSSVKEVSFIQANLSGSKFADCDLDRALFNRTDLTAVDFSTAKNFDIDPEINTLKKATFAADSLRGLLTRHQIKIV, via the coding sequence ATGCAGCAGCTTAACCACGATAACAAAATTTTCGAAAAGATAACCTACACCGGCCAGATCATCAATGGACGCGAGTTTCAGGAATGTGCTTTTAAACAGTGCGACCTGAGCGAAAGTAATTTTGGCAATAATAAGTTTATTGATTGTGTATTTGAAGGCTGCAACCTATCGATGCTGAAACTGGCTAATGCCACCCTGAGTAATGTGGTATTTAAAGACTGCAAAATTTTAGGCGTAAACTTTCACGAGTGCAGCGACTTTTTATTCAGCGTAGAATTTGATAACTGCGTGCTGGATTATGCATCATTCGCCGGGAAAAAGATGCCGAAAACTAAATTCAATAGATCATCGGTAAAAGAGGTAAGTTTTATACAGGCCAACCTGAGCGGTTCAAAGTTTGCCGATTGTGATTTAGACCGGGCACTGTTTAACCGCACCGATTTAACCGCTGTTGATTTTTCCACCGCTAAAAACTTCGATATCGACCCCGAGATCAATACGCTTAAAAAAGCCACCTTCGCGGCCGATAGCCTGCGTGGGTTGCTAACACGGCATCAAATTAA
- a CDS encoding GH3 family domain-containing protein, with protein sequence MAIIGELIKAAIDFTGKVVKQPDPVKAQQEVLYDLLNDAKDTAFGMHYNFEGVLDSQDLYSAFAQTVPVFDYDRLEKEWWHRIVKGENDITWPGETHYLALSSGTTSHSKTIPVTDDMLDAIKRAGMQQVAALSNFNLPPEFFEKQILMLGSSTDLKDINGHKAGEISGISASNIPFWFRGYYKPGKDIAQISDFDAKIKEIARQAPEWDIGSLSGIPAWIELMLKEVIKTHKLKNIHEIWPNLAVYTSGGVDFEPYRKSLEKLLAHPLIYIDTYLASEGFLAMQKRPDITSMALVVDNGIFFEFVPFEEKNITSDGGVIDGAEVLTLADVEEGKEYVLLISTVAGAWRYTIGDTVTFTDVSRYEIKITGRTKQFLNVAGSQLSVLQMNKAIQAMCHQYSTNMEEFIVATIHRGDELIDRWYISSDTQLDDVQLAKDLDQNLRDNNKNYAVARTRALKDVEVVTIPVETFHQWAEQNKKRGGQVKIPRVMKEAQFLEFEEFVKKNRP encoded by the coding sequence ATGGCTATTATAGGCGAACTTATTAAGGCTGCAATTGATTTTACGGGCAAAGTAGTAAAGCAACCTGATCCGGTTAAGGCGCAGCAGGAGGTGCTTTATGATCTGCTTAACGATGCTAAAGACACCGCCTTTGGCATGCACTATAATTTTGAAGGCGTTTTAGATAGCCAGGATTTGTACAGTGCCTTTGCACAAACGGTTCCGGTGTTTGATTACGACCGTTTAGAAAAAGAGTGGTGGCACCGTATTGTAAAAGGCGAAAACGATATTACCTGGCCTGGCGAAACCCATTACCTGGCCCTCAGCAGCGGTACCACCAGCCACAGCAAAACCATACCGGTAACCGATGATATGCTCGATGCTATTAAGCGCGCCGGTATGCAACAGGTGGCAGCCTTAAGTAATTTTAATTTGCCACCCGAGTTTTTCGAAAAGCAAATACTCATGCTGGGCAGCAGTACCGATTTAAAAGACATTAACGGCCATAAGGCAGGCGAAATTAGCGGCATAAGTGCCAGTAACATTCCGTTTTGGTTTAGGGGTTATTATAAGCCCGGTAAAGACATTGCGCAAATAAGCGACTTTGATGCCAAGATAAAGGAGATTGCCCGACAAGCTCCCGAATGGGATATTGGCAGCCTGTCGGGCATACCGGCATGGATCGAGCTGATGCTGAAAGAGGTAATTAAAACGCATAAGCTTAAAAATATTCATGAGATATGGCCAAACCTGGCGGTGTATACCTCGGGCGGAGTTGATTTTGAACCTTATCGTAAAAGCCTCGAAAAGCTGCTGGCCCACCCGCTGATTTATATTGATACTTACCTGGCCTCCGAAGGTTTTTTGGCCATGCAAAAACGGCCTGATATTACTTCGATGGCGTTGGTGGTTGACAACGGTATCTTTTTTGAATTTGTACCTTTTGAAGAAAAGAACATTACCAGCGATGGTGGTGTAATTGACGGTGCCGAGGTACTTACCCTTGCCGATGTTGAGGAAGGTAAAGAGTATGTTCTGCTGATTTCGACCGTAGCCGGTGCCTGGCGTTACACCATTGGCGATACCGTTACCTTTACCGATGTAAGCCGTTACGAAATTAAGATTACCGGCCGCACCAAGCAGTTTTTAAATGTGGCCGGTTCGCAGCTTTCGGTATTGCAAATGAACAAGGCTATACAGGCTATGTGCCATCAGTATAGTACCAATATGGAAGAGTTCATCGTGGCAACCATTCATCGTGGAGACGAACTGATAGACCGCTGGTATATTAGCAGTGATACTCAGTTAGATGATGTTCAACTGGCAAAAGACCTCGACCAAAACCTGCGCGATAATAACAAGAACTACGCCGTAGCCCGTACCCGTGCCCTCAAAGATGTAGAGGTGGTAACCATTCCGGTAGAGACCTTTCATCAATGGGCCGAGCAAAATAAAAAACGTGGCGGCCAGGTGAAAATTCCGCGTGTAATGAAAGAGGCTCAATTTTTGGAATTTGAAGAGTTTGTGAAGAAAAATCGGCCGTAA